The Comamonas testosteroni genome includes a window with the following:
- a CDS encoding YqaJ viral recombinase family protein — protein MKFIDLIQGSEEWLAWRKGGVTATDAAVLVDQSPYKTEWRLWAEKTGYAVERDLSSNPFVRHGLAMEPAARAAAEIYFDDLLLPMCAQASHNPLLRASLDGLNKDSEPVEMKCPSEATWIEVTTLRQNSKAFKFYYPQVQHQILVTGAKRGWLVFYFDGQVEVFCIPRDQALISQIEGVAPIFWDKVVKRREPQKDPARDLYIPQGEEMASWLYQAEEFRLLQGQISELEERLEVMKERQSASRAAMQGMMGDYMHADYCGVMVTRYVQVGKIDYEKLLADKSAGVTQQEIDSYRRKSTERCRVTLTNDMAPRLIVDKGVTDPVKDLSLDVESFYI, from the coding sequence GTGAAATTCATTGACTTGATTCAAGGCTCTGAAGAGTGGCTTGCTTGGCGTAAAGGCGGCGTTACAGCAACCGATGCGGCAGTGCTGGTCGATCAGTCTCCCTACAAGACCGAATGGCGCTTGTGGGCAGAGAAAACAGGGTATGCGGTCGAGCGAGATTTGAGCAGTAATCCGTTCGTGAGGCATGGCCTTGCAATGGAGCCTGCTGCCCGAGCTGCTGCAGAGATCTATTTCGATGATCTCTTGCTGCCCATGTGTGCCCAGGCTTCGCACAACCCCTTGCTGAGGGCGTCTTTGGACGGACTCAACAAGGACAGTGAACCTGTGGAAATGAAGTGCCCATCAGAGGCTACCTGGATCGAGGTCACAACGTTGCGTCAGAACAGTAAGGCTTTCAAGTTTTACTATCCTCAGGTGCAGCATCAGATCCTTGTTACAGGGGCCAAGAGAGGGTGGCTGGTTTTCTATTTTGATGGCCAAGTTGAAGTGTTCTGCATCCCTCGGGACCAGGCATTGATCTCTCAGATAGAGGGCGTTGCCCCAATCTTCTGGGATAAGGTGGTTAAGAGACGAGAGCCGCAAAAGGACCCAGCGCGCGACCTCTACATCCCCCAGGGTGAAGAGATGGCCAGCTGGTTGTATCAAGCCGAGGAGTTCCGCTTGCTGCAGGGACAGATCTCGGAATTGGAAGAACGCCTAGAGGTGATGAAGGAGCGCCAGTCGGCCTCACGCGCTGCGATGCAGGGCATGATGGGCGATTACATGCACGCAGACTATTGCGGTGTCATGGTGACGCGCTATGTGCAGGTAGGGAAAATTGACTACGAGAAGCTGCTAGCCGACAAGTCTGCAGGCGTGACTCAACAGGAGATTGACTCTTACCGACGAAAGTCAACCGAGCGATGCCGGGTTACTTTGACAAACGATATGGCACCACGCCTGATCGTTGACAAAGGGGTCACAGATCCCGTCAAGGACCTATCATTGGACGTTGAATCCTTTTACATTTAG